Proteins from a genomic interval of Tiliqua scincoides isolate rTilSci1 chromosome 11, rTilSci1.hap2, whole genome shotgun sequence:
- the POLR3D gene encoding DNA-directed RNA polymerase III subunit RPC4: protein MSEGSSSSDPGNPSGARTTFNAARGLIGRRPTATISPGRLPSIRSRDLTLGGVKKKTFAPNIISRKVKEEPKEDVSVKKEKKDRDWERQRNGHGRGRGRPEVIQSHSIFEQGPAEMMKKKGSWDKTVDVSDFGPSHIINIKKEKRETDEETKQILRMLEKDDFLDDPGLKNDIRNKPVQLPLAHSGWLFKEEGDDQEDVKPLNSSTKEEMMEVDVSSVTVKEEPRDEEETSPALKPAPAKAPPPFPQDVSVAELLQRLALGKEDELLFLQLPDTLPGQPPTQDTKPVKMEVQNEDGQVVMIKQEKSQEAKESENICTVGDLSEGQVGKLLIRKSGKVQLVLGRVTLDVTMGTPCSFLQELVSVGVGDNRNGEMIVLGHVKHKLVCAPDFESLLEHKHR, encoded by the exons ATGTCGGAAGGGAGTTCAAGCAGCGATCCTGGGAACCCCAGTGGTGCCCGAACCACATTCAATGCTGCACGAGGGCTGATAGGGAGGAGACCCACTGCTACAATCAGCCCCGGCCGTCTGCCTTCCATTCGCTCCCGAGACCTAACCCTTGGTGGAGTGAAAAAG AAAACCTTTGCCCCCAACATCATTAGCAGGAAGGTCAAAGAAGA GCCAAAAGAGGATGTTTCtgtcaagaaagaaaaaaaggaccgTGATTGGGAACGGCAGAGAAATGGCCACGGACGAGGCAGAGGGAGACCAGAGGTCATCCAGTCCCACTCTATTTTTGAGCAAGGGCCAGCAGAAATGATGAAAAAGAAAG GCTCCTGGGATAAGACTGTGGACGTGTCTGACTTTGGCCCATCACACATCATCAACATaaagaaagagaagagagagacAGACGAAGAGACAAAGCAGATCCTACGCATGCTGGAGAAGGATGAT TTCCTTGATGATCCAGGCTTGAAGAATGACATCCGGAACAAGCCAGTTCAGCTACCTCTGGCCCATTCAGGCTGGCTTTTCAAGGAGGAGGGCGATGACCAGGAGGACGTCAAGCCTTTGAACTCCAGCACCAAGGAGGAGATGATGGAAGTAGACGTATCGTCAGTGACAG TGAAAGAGGAGCCCCGCGATGAAGAAGAGACCTCACCTGCCCTAAAGCCAGCTCCCGCAAAGGCGCCCCCACCCTTTCCGCAGGATGTGTCTGTGGCAGAGTTGCTGCAAAGGCTAGCCCTTGGCAAGGAGGATGAGTTGCTCTTCCTGCAGCTGCCAGACACACTGCCAGGCCAGCCCCCAACCCAGGACACCAAGCCCGTCAAGATGGAGGTGCAGAATGAGGATGGGCAGGTGGTGATGATCAAGCAAGAGAAAAGCCAG GAAGCCAAAGAGTCAGAGAACATCTGCACTGTGGGGGACCTTTCGGAAGGGCAGGTGGGGAAGCTACTGATTCGCAAGTCAGGGAAAGTGCAGCTAGTTCTGGGCAGGGTGACGCTTGATGTGACCATGGGGACCCCCTGCTCCTTCCTTCAG GAACTGGTGTCCGTGGGCGTTGGAGACAATAGGAATGGCGAAATGATTGTCCTGGGACACGTGAAGCACAAGCTGGTCTGTGCCCCGGATTTTGAGTCTCTGCTGGAGCATAAGCATCGGTAG